A single Lactuca sativa cultivar Salinas chromosome 8, Lsat_Salinas_v11, whole genome shotgun sequence DNA region contains:
- the LOC111906215 gene encoding beta-glucuronosyltransferase GlcAT14B has protein sequence MSIFGKNFKKHANVYSGRIYNSDRKWIIPFFVSLLVWITLISAAIFGFYSSSSSSSSSSYNHDSSHFDIVSFAKSDDSSGFFVDMNIEKPSEFPKEKAPRLAYLISGTKGDSKRMMRTLQAVYHPRNQYILHMDLEAPPRERLELTMAVKNDPTFSEVENVRVMAQSNLVTYKGPTMIATTLQAIAILLKESLNWDWFINLSASDYPLVTQDDLLHVFSNLSRTLNFIEHTKLTGWKLNQRAKPIIVDPGLYLSKKSDLAITSQRRSLPTSFKLFTGSAWVMLTRSFVEYCIWGYDNFPRTILMYYTNFVSSPEGYFHTVICNTEEFTKTAISHDLHYIAWDTPPKQHPRYLTIKDFEKMVNSSAPFARKFQKDDVVLDKIDQELLGRTHRFGRGAWCVGGSDRGSDPCAVRGDDSVFSPGKGAVRLNELFVELLSDDFGSKTCPS, from the exons ATGTCAATTTTCGGTAAGAATTTCAAGAAACATGCTAATGTTTACTCAGGGAGGATATACAATAGCGATAGAAAGTGGATAATCCCCTTTTTTGTAAGCTTGCTCGTATGGATTACTCTAATTTCAGCTGCCATTTTTGGGTTttattcatcatcatcatcctcatccTCATCATCGTACAATCACGATTCATCCCATTTCGATATAGTTTCTTTTGCAAAATCAGATGATTCGAGTGGGTTTTTTGTCGACATGAACATAGAAAAACCTAGTGAATTCCCGAAAGAAAAAGCCCCTAGATTAGCTTACCTTATTTCAGGTACGAAGGGAGATAGTAAGAGAATGATGAGAACATTACAAGCTGTTTATCATCCAAGAAATCAATACATCTTGCATATGGATCTTGAAGCTCCACCTCGCGAAAGATTGGAGTTAACAATGGCTGTTAAAAACGATCCAACTTTTTCTGAAGTTGAGAATGTTAGAGTCATGGCTCAATCTAATTTGGTGACATATAAGGGCCCCACAATGATAGCAACAACCCTTCAAGCTATTGCTATTTTGTTGAAGGAGAGTTTGAATTGGGATTGGTTTATAAATCTTAGTGCTTCTGATTATCCTCTTGTGACACAAGATG ATCTACTTCATGTTTTCTCTAATTTGTCAAGAACTCTCAACTTCATTGAACACACAAAGCTTACAGGATGGAAATT GAATCAAAGGGCAAAGCCGATTATTGTGGACCCCGGTCTTTATTTGTCAAAGAAATCGGATCTTGCAATCACTTCACAAAGAAGATCTCTTCCTACATCTTTTAAATTGTTCACTG GCTCCGCATGGGTAATGCTAACACGATCATTTGTGGAATATTGCATTTGGGGATACGATAATTTTCCAAGAACAATTTTAATGTACTACACAAACTTTGTGTCTTCACCCGAAGGCTATTTCCACACAGTCATTTGCAACACGGAAGAGTTCACAAAAACCGCAATAAGTCACGACCTTCATTACATCGCGTGGGACACGCCTCCAAAGCAACACCCGCGTTACTTAACCATTAAAGACTTTGAAAAAATGGTGAATAGTAGCGCGCCATTTGCAAGAAAATTTCAAAAAGATGATGTGGTTCTTGACAAGATTGATCAAGAGCTTTTGGGTCGAACCCATCGGTTCGGTCGTGGTGCGTGGTGCGTGGGTGGCTCGGACCGTGGCTCGGACCCGTGTGCGGTTCGTGGTGATGATTCGGTTTTTAGCCCCGGAAAGGGTGCGGTGAGGTTGAATGAGTTGTTTGTGGAGCTTTTGTCGGATGATTTTGGAAGTAAAACGTGTCCTTCGTGA
- the LOC111906216 gene encoding uncharacterized protein LOC111906216 isoform X3, protein MKMLEEGEHQTKIAQKQIKFQEVMEKVEEDAISALPDCLLQEILSRLPSTKDAIKTVKANLNRRCRNSTNVFTMPEAAEQEMFKEFILNLGHVKELEIGFDCSKVISCLQAKGFVVPSNVKLTRIE, encoded by the exons ATGAAAATGTTGGAAGAAGGAGAACATCAAACTAAAATTGCCCAGAAACAGATTAAGTTTCAAGAAGTGATGGAGAAGGTGGAAGAAGATGCAATTAGTGCGTTGCCTGATTGCTTGCTTCAGGAAATCCTTTCTCGTTTACCCTCCACAAAAGACGCCATTAAAACAG TGAAAGCGAACTTAAATAGGAGATGTAGAAATAGCACGAATGTCTTTACAATGCCTGAAGCAGCTGAACAAGAGATGTTTAAGGAATTTATACTAAATCTTGGCCATGTCAAGGAGCTTGAAATTGGGTTTGATTGTTCAAAG GTTATTTCTTGTTTGCAAGCTAAAGGATTTGTTGTTCCATCAAATGTGAAGCTGACTAGAATAGAGTGA
- the LOC111906216 gene encoding F-box protein At5g03100 isoform X1, which produces MKMLEEGEHQTKIAQKQIKFQEVMEKVEEDAISALPDCLLQEILSRLPSTKDAIKTGTLSKRWKHLWTSIPTLILSHSNYPIASYCALSVDKTLAQCRQLKLKKFEVHTFFEIRFESLYKNWIRYAISCNVEELNLEFQRWDWQPEFLLDHSVFFINSCFTDLTLSYCILNPIGAISWKNLRTLCIICGSLDEDLIENILCGSPVLETLVLHNCYGCKRLDITSKSVKNLVLSGFKFDIIEMNAPNILSLTIEGELLLSRFLLVNVTSLVKANLNRRCRNSTNVFTMPEAAEQEMFKEFILNLGHVKELEIGFDCSKVISCLQAKGFVVPSNVKLTRIE; this is translated from the exons ATGAAAATGTTGGAAGAAGGAGAACATCAAACTAAAATTGCCCAGAAACAGATTAAGTTTCAAGAAGTGATGGAGAAGGTGGAAGAAGATGCAATTAGTGCGTTGCCTGATTGCTTGCTTCAGGAAATCCTTTCTCGTTTACCCTCCACAAAAGACGCCATTAAAACAGGTACACTCTCCAAGCGATGGAAGCATCTTTGGACCTCCATACCTACTCTCATTCTTTCACATTCAAATTATCCCATAGCGTCCTATTGCGCTTTATCGGTGGACAAAACCCTAGCTCAATGTCGCCAATTGAAGCTCAAGAAATTTGAAGTACATACTTTTTTTGAAATTCGATTTGAATCTCTTTACAAGAATTGGATCCGATATGCTATAAGTTGTAACGTTGAAGAGCTTAACTTGGAGTTTCAGAGATGGGATTGGCAACCTGAGTTTCTGTTAGATCATTCTGTTTTCTTCATCAATTCATGTTTTACTGATCTGACATTATCATACTGTATATTGAATCCAATTGGGGCGATTAGTTGGAAAAATCTTAGGACTTTGTGTATAATTTGTGGGAGTTTAGATGAAGATTTGATTGAAAATATATTATGTGGGAGTCCTGTTTTGGAAACGTTGGTATTGCATAATTGTTATGGTTGTAAGCGGCTTGATATTACTTCAAAGAGTGTTAAAAATTTGGTGTTATCTGGATTTAAATTCGATATCATTGAAATGAATGCTCCTAATATTTTATCACTAACAATCGAAGGTGAACTTTTGTTGTCGAGGTTTTTATTGGTAAATGTGACTTCTTTAGTGAAAGCGAACTTAAATAGGAGATGTAGAAATAGCACGAATGTCTTTACAATGCCTGAAGCAGCTGAACAAGAGATGTTTAAGGAATTTATACTAAATCTTGGCCATGTCAAGGAGCTTGAAATTGGGTTTGATTGTTCAAAG GTTATTTCTTGTTTGCAAGCTAAAGGATTTGTTGTTCCATCAAATGTGAAGCTGACTAGAATAGAGTGA
- the LOC111906216 gene encoding F-box protein At5g03100 isoform X2 translates to MQLVRCLIACFRKSFLVYPPQKTPLKQNWIRYAISCNVEELNLEFQRWDWQPEFLLDHSVFFINSCFTDLTLSYCILNPIGAISWKNLRTLCIICGSLDEDLIENILCGSPVLETLVLHNCYGCKRLDITSKSVKNLVLSGFKFDIIEMNAPNILSLTIEGELLLSRFLLVNVTSLVKANLNRRCRNSTNVFTMPEAAEQEMFKEFILNLGHVKELEIGFDCSKVISCLQAKGFVVPSNVKLTRIE, encoded by the exons ATGCAATTAGTGCGTTGCCTGATTGCTTGCTTCAGGAAATCCTTTCTCGTTTACCCTCCACAAAAGACGCCATTAAAACAG AATTGGATCCGATATGCTATAAGTTGTAACGTTGAAGAGCTTAACTTGGAGTTTCAGAGATGGGATTGGCAACCTGAGTTTCTGTTAGATCATTCTGTTTTCTTCATCAATTCATGTTTTACTGATCTGACATTATCATACTGTATATTGAATCCAATTGGGGCGATTAGTTGGAAAAATCTTAGGACTTTGTGTATAATTTGTGGGAGTTTAGATGAAGATTTGATTGAAAATATATTATGTGGGAGTCCTGTTTTGGAAACGTTGGTATTGCATAATTGTTATGGTTGTAAGCGGCTTGATATTACTTCAAAGAGTGTTAAAAATTTGGTGTTATCTGGATTTAAATTCGATATCATTGAAATGAATGCTCCTAATATTTTATCACTAACAATCGAAGGTGAACTTTTGTTGTCGAGGTTTTTATTGGTAAATGTGACTTCTTTAGTGAAAGCGAACTTAAATAGGAGATGTAGAAATAGCACGAATGTCTTTACAATGCCTGAAGCAGCTGAACAAGAGATGTTTAAGGAATTTATACTAAATCTTGGCCATGTCAAGGAGCTTGAAATTGGGTTTGATTGTTCAAAG GTTATTTCTTGTTTGCAAGCTAAAGGATTTGTTGTTCCATCAAATGTGAAGCTGACTAGAATAGAGTGA
- the LOC111906218 gene encoding serine/threonine-protein kinase/endoribonuclease IRE1a, with protein MAKSGSKSSKSRLRYGGGGSKQVNNQNHITPPPAEVKDNRYVFATATPNSAQYPNTKHYIPPIHPPYYRYPPPPPATPFPAPYYDHHRMAMDPVKQVLVGGRYPCGHEQSVSIKNEINIKKETLKIKPDQEDPERYLVEFTYDASIAGRITLHFFEKWGENYNMNPTEELLPPITVVFQQGLGQKYVQESRTGINLSVYKVGIPEVYHLGIKAQATPCISQDGSSNSGTTIFQLTLAVFEKKKGECQIRVTNQILWVNGVEYVLHDICGFGNFVDGGDFDLNALVKKCFLCLSTVHDTTLLSSHHHIAPQLHHNPRRIYEMPKNPANLCVNLNERRIGKLLFYNKEIGRGSNGTIVLKGYYDGREVAVKRIVMEHYDVALKEIQNLIVSDQHPNIVRLYGVEYDQDFVYIALERCVCSLHDLILSLANSSVELQPMMKVFKDLKLWECNGYPSPLLLKVMRDTVRGLVHLHKHRIIHSDLKPENILIHKDTSISAKVSDMGISKRLSTGKSSLTKSTTGIGSSGWQPPERLLKKEGQTSAVDLFSLGCLIFFCITHGRHPFGKDEDGRDGRIKKGEKSMSLVKKYPEAHDLISRLLDPDPKSRPKAVEVYHHPLFWDPDTRLSFLRDASDRIELEDRKNDSDILKSLKSIGDYTNWDKKLHKRLIKNIEHHREYNYDDVCDLLRAIRNKYNHYGQLSKKLQRMLGEVPTKFDGYFSSRFPKLVIETYNVLKGYSVEGEILHKYYKQYQF; from the exons ATGGCCAAGTCTGGAAGTAAGAGCTCAAAGAGCCGGCTGAGGTACGGCGGTGGTGGGAGCAAGCAGGTAAACAATCAAAACCACATTACACCGCCGCCGGCGGAGGTCAAGGATAACAGATACGTATTTGCCACGGCGACACCTAACTCTGCTCAATATCCTAACACTAAACATTATATTCCACCAATTCATCCTCCATATTACCGGTACCCACCACCGCCGCCTGCAACACCCTTTCCTGCACCATATTATGACCACCACCGCATGGCTATGGACCCAGTAAAACAGGTGTTGGTCGGTGGTAGGTATCCTTGTGggcatgaacagagtgtgtctaTAAAGAACGAGATTAATATAAAGAAAGAAACCTTGAAGATCAAGCCCGATCAAGAAGACCCTGAAAGATACCTTGTTGAATTCACTTATGATGCCTCTATTGCTGGCAG AATTACCcttcatttctttgaaaaatgGGGAGAAAACTATAACATGAATCCAACAGAAGAGCTGCTTCCACCAATCACAGTGGTTTTCCAACAAGGTTTGGGCCAGAAATATGTACAGGAATCCAGAACTGGAATAAACCTTTCGGTATATAAGGTAGGTATACCAGAGGTATATCATTTAGGGATCAAGGCACAAGCAACTCCATGCATATCACAAGATGGAAGTTCTAATAGTGGAACTACTATCTTCCAATTAACTTTAGCAGTGTTTGAGAAGAAGAAAGGTGAATGCCAGATTAGGGTTACAAACCAGATCTTATGGGTGAATGGAGTGGAGTATGTGTTGCATGATATCTGTGGATTTGGTAATTTTGTGGATGGTGGTGATTTTGATTTGAATGCTCTTGTTAAAAAATGTTTCCTCTGTTTATCAACAGTTCATGACACTACTCTCCTCTCTAGCCACCATCATATTGCTCCACAATTGCACCACAATCCTCGGCGTATTTATGAAATGCCAAAAAATCCAGCTAACCTTTGTGTGAACTTGAATGAACGTAGAATTGGCAAGTTGTTGTTTTATAATAAAGAAATTGGGAGGGGGAGTAATGGGACAATTGTATTGAAGGGTTATTATGATGGCAGGGAGGTTGCTGTGAAAAGGATTGTGATGGAACATTATGATGTTGCTCTGAAAGAGATACAAAATCTTATTGTATCTGATCAACACCCTAATATTGTGAGGTTGTATGGTGTGGAGTATGATCAAGATTTTGTTTATATTGCTCTCGAGAGGTGTGTATGTAGCTTACATGATTTGATATTATCACTTGCTAATTCGAGTGTTGAATTGCAACCGATGATGAAAGTTTTTAAGGATTTGAAATTATGGGAGTGCAATGGGTACCCTTCACCGCTATTGTTGAAAGTAATGAG GGATACAGTTAGAGGACTTGTACATTTACACAAACATAGAATCATTCACAGTGACTTAAAGCCTGAAAATATCTTAATACACAAAGACACATCTATTAGTGCAAAAGTCTCGGATATGGGCATTAGCAAACGCCTATCCACCGGCAAATCTTCTTTAACAAAAAGCACAACAG GCATTGGGAGCTCTGGGTGGCAACCACCTGAGCgacttttgaagaaagaaggacaaACGAGTGCTGTGGATTTGTTCAGTTTAGGGTGTCTGATTTTCTTTTGTATAACTCATGGTCGCCACCCATTCGGTAAGGATGAGGATGGGCGTGATGGAAGAATTAAGAAAGGGGAGAAAAGTATGTCATTGGTAAAAAAATATCCTGAAGCCCATGATCTTATCTCTCGTCTCCTAGATCCCGATCCTAAATCCAG ACCAAAAGCCGTAGAAGTGTACCACCACCCTCTCTTCTGGGACCCTGATACCCGTCTCTCCTTCCTCCGAGACGCAAGTGACCGCATAGAGTTAGAAGACCGCAAAAACGATTCTGATATCCTAAAATCACTCAAAAGCATCGGTGATTACACAAATTGGGACAAAAAATTACACAAGAGACTCATAAAAAACATTGAACATCACAGAGAATACAACTATGACGACGTATGTGATTTATTACGAGCCATAAGAAACAAATATAATCACTATGGACAACTCTCGAAAAAACTGCAACGTATGTTGGGGGAGGTCCCCACAAAATTCGATGGATATTTTAGCAGCCGGTTTCCGAAACTTGTTATAGAAACATATAATGTTTTGAAAGGGTATAGTGTGGAAGGAGAGATTCTTCATAAGTATTATAAACAATATCAATTTTAA